The Bacillus alveayuensis genome contains the following window.
CGCAAATGTCGGAATTTATGCACAAATTGGGGGATATGACGCCAAATGGAGCCGGCATGACAGCTTATTTAAAAATTTTGCAAGGCTATGATCTGTCGCAATTTATTTGGCCTATCATATACTTATGTCTTTTCGGTTTTGTTATGTTCGTATTGAGCTTGCTAGTTTTCCCAAAAAGGGGTGAAATGGCGTGATCGGAGTTTTGACAGCAAAGCTGCGTCTTTTTATCCGGAAGCCTTGGCTATTTTTAATGGTGTCGATCCTTTCTGTCGTTTTTGCTATGCTCATCAGTTCCGTAAACAAACAGACTATAGTTGTTCCAGTATACAGCGCACTGCCTGAAAGTGAAGTGAAGGAAATCATTCACTCTCTTGAGCAGTATAATCTATTTTCGTTTAAAAGGATGAAAAAAGAGGAAGTTGAAAAGCTGGTTGGCGAAGGCAAGGCGGAAGCAGGTGTGGAGCTTAAAAAGGACGATTTCCGCATAATCGTTGCCTCCAATACCCCCAATAGCTATTTGGTTCAGCAAACGGTTCAAAAAGTTTACGCAAAAGCATTACAATCCAAGTCGATCATCGATCAGGTGAAGGAAAAACAAGGAGAATCAAGCGCAAAGCAAGTGGCAAAATCGCTTGCGGAAGCGGAAAACGATCCGGTGTTTACCATAGAGACAAAACATTTCCGTGCGGATGAAACTGTTATCATCAACAGCAAAATGCAATCGATTTTCGGCAGTGTCTTATTTTTTGTCATTTATACGATTGCGTACAACGTTTTCAATATATTAATGGAGAAGCGAAACGGCATTTGGGATCGAATGATTTTGTCGCCGGTCAAAAAATGGGAGATGTATACCGGAAATTTAATTTACAGTTTTGCAACCGGCTATATTCAGGTGGCGCTCATTTTTGCAGTCTTTCACTTTGTGTTTGATGTAGATTTCAGCGATAAATTTTGGTTTGTGCTCGTATTGCTCATCCCTTATGTACTGGCAATTGTCGCAATATCAATTTTTATAGTAGGAATTGTCAATAATGAGCAGCAGTTTCATGCGGTGCTTCCGCTTGTTTCTGTCAGCATGGCGATGCTTGGAGGAGCTTATTGGCCGCTGGAAATTGTTTCTTCGGATGCACTTCTCTTGCTTTCAAAATTTGTCCCCGTTACGTATGGAATGGACCTGTTAAAAGGGGCAGTAGTTTACGGCTACTCATTTAGCGATTTGCTCTATCCGATGAGCATCCTATTCTTGATGGCTGTTGTGTTCA
Protein-coding sequences here:
- a CDS encoding ABC-2 type transport system permease protein (product_source=KO:K01992; cath_funfam=1.20.5.620; cog=COG0842; ko=KO:K01992; pfam=PF12698; superfamily=90123; transmembrane_helix_parts=Inside_1_16,TMhelix_17_36,Outside_37_177,TMhelix_178_200,Inside_201_224,TMhelix_225_247,Outside_248_256,TMhelix_257_279,Inside_280_285,TMhelix_286_308,Outside_309_343,TMhelix_344_366,Inside_367_371), which encodes MIGVLTAKLRLFIRKPWLFLMVSILSVVFAMLISSVNKQTIVVPVYSALPESEVKEIIHSLEQYNLFSFKRMKKEEVEKLVGEGKAEAGVELKKDDFRIIVASNTPNSYLVQQTVQKVYAKALQSKSIIDQVKEKQGESSAKQVAKSLAEAENDPVFTIETKHFRADETVIINSKMQSIFGSVLFFVIYTIAYNVFNILMEKRNGIWDRMILSPVKKWEMYTGNLIYSFATGYIQVALIFAVFHFVFDVDFSDKFWFVLVLLIPYVLAIVAISIFIVGIVNNEQQFHAVLPLVSVSMAMLGGAYWPLEIVSSDALLLLSKFVPVTYGMDLLKGAVVYGYSFSDLLYPMSILFLMAVVFMGLGINIMERKRA
- a CDS encoding ABC-type multidrug transport system permease subunit (product_source=COG0842; cog=COG0842; transmembrane_helix_parts=Outside_1_33,TMhelix_34_56,Inside_57_63), which gives rise to QMSEFMHKLGDMTPNGAGMTAYLKILQGYDLSQFIWPIIYLCLFGFVMFVLSLLVFPKRGEMA